TAAAAAAATTGAAATTAATAGAAACTAATAGAAATTTATGGAAATTTGTTGTTTTCCACAATCAATTTCTACCTATTTCTATAAATTTCAATCTATTTCTATTATCTTATCTCCATATCACTCTTATCTCCTTATCCCCTTTCTTACACTTTTGATATATAGCCTGAACGGTTACAATTTTTCTTCCAGAATCCTCTTTAATTTCTCATGCATGATATACCATATTTTTCCTTCTGCAGGGTTTTGGGGTGTAGGTTTTATTTCATTATTGAGTAATTTTTCAACACATTCTGCCATCAATCTGAAGACAAAATCAAATCCACGCTGGCGAATTTCTTCGATTGACTTACAACCTTCCAAACTGAATGGTTTTTGATATAAAATATCTCCAGTATCAATTCCACGGTCCATAAAATGTATCGTCCCAATTGTCTCATCATTATTAAGATATGCCCATTCGATGACATTCATCCCACGATATTTTGGTAAAAAGCCGGCATGGGCATTAACTACCTTTAGATTGGGGATATTGAGGATGATTTCTTTCACAATTCCCACGCTAAATGCTATTAAGATGTTTATCTGTAGTTCTTTAATGAGATTGGCACATTTGTTGGTGTTTAAATAATTAACAGAATAAACAGGAACATTGTTTTTAACTGCCCATTCATAGATAGAAATTCGTTCCTGCTCTGGTATTTCATTTTTTCCCTTTGGGATTTCCTTTGTTTTATTTTCTTTAATCAACCCTGATTTAACCATTATTTTCCTGAAAATCCCTAATCCTTCTGTCTTAAGTTGAAGTTTGAGAGAATTTAGTAGATTTTGTCCTTGTTTTCTTTTGACAAGAATTATGGCAGAAACAGGAATATGGCGTTTTTCAAATTCTTTAAGCACGGTTATGCTGGCGCGATTATAAGCTCCGCGAGTGATTAATCCAATTCTCATTTAAGAATCTCCTCTTTTAATTGTTTTATAATCCTGTCTTCTAATATCAGTGCATCTACGAAATATTTTGTTGCCCAACTGGGGTAAGAAAAGATACGATAGTCGCCCCAGATAGGGTGTGAACCCTTTATTCCTGCTTGTATTCCTTTATCAGAGGAATTTAGAACCTGCGTCGAAATGAGGAAATCATTCATTTTTAATGAGGCATTCAAATATTTAAAATCTTTAGTCTTTTCAAATAACCTCATCCAGATAATTGACATCTGAGCACAGCCGGTTAAACAACAAGAAGTAACGGTTGGTTTCCAATCAGAATTATATCTTCCTTTTAAAGACTTATCAATCTCAAATCTTTTTAAAAGGGCATCAGCCGAGATTGTAGCTTTTTCAATATATCTTTGCTCATTTAATAGAATGCCTGATTCTAAAAGTCCCTCAATGGTATATCCAATGGTATGAGTAAGTGGCTCAAAATTTCTTTTTGGGCTATTATCACAATCTTTAAACCAGCCATTTTCCTGTTGTAGTGTTAGTGCCCATTCGATATTTTTTCTTGCGGCTTGTCGGTATTTATCTTCTTGATTTATCTGATAAAATTCTAACAATGGCAAATCAACCCTTGTATCATAGACCCGCACAATATCTAAATAGACATATTGTCTCCAGGCACCATCATCATCTTGAACTGCACATATCCAATCAGCCGCCTTTTTAGCCGCATTATAATATTTTAAATCATTCGTTTCTTTATAAGCCCTGGTTAAACCCTGGAGTATCTGGCCTGTATTAAACACTGT
This bacterium DNA region includes the following protein-coding sequences:
- a CDS encoding formyltransferase family protein, producing the protein MRIGLITRGAYNRASITVLKEFEKRHIPVSAIILVKRKQGQNLLNSLKLQLKTEGLGIFRKIMVKSGLIKENKTKEIPKGKNEIPEQERISIYEWAVKNNVPVYSVNYLNTNKCANLIKELQINILIAFSVGIVKEIILNIPNLKVVNAHAGFLPKYRGMNVIEWAYLNNDETIGTIHFMDRGIDTGDILYQKPFSLEGCKSIEEIRQRGFDFVFRLMAECVEKLLNNEIKPTPQNPAEGKIWYIMHEKLKRILEEKL
- a CDS encoding pectate lyase, producing MDGIKQKIKFGIAMVRNLIYPARFKIIYHDWLLIKPERDDYQTNTKYIDAAINWLCRAQDTTGDGGVATYFFDKGWSSSYPEVTGYIIPTFFDYYHLTSYKEIRNRAIKMADFELSIQMENGAFQGGYVGRGAKPTVFNTGQILQGLTRAYKETNDLKYYNAAKKAADWICAVQDDDGAWRQYVYLDIVRVYDTRVDLPLLEFYQINQEDKYRQAARKNIEWALTLQQENGWFKDCDNSPKRNFEPLTHTIGYTIEGLLESGILLNEQRYIEKATISADALLKRFEIDKSLKGRYNSDWKPTVTSCCLTGCAQMSIIWMRLFEKTKDFKYLNASLKMNDFLISTQVLNSSDKGIQAGIKGSHPIWGDYRIFSYPSWATKYFVDALILEDRIIKQLKEEILK